The DNA sequence CAGATTTAAATCCTCTTCTTCTCAATCCAACAACATTAAGTCCTCCAAATTCGGCCGGATCATTCACAGCAAGAATATACGGCGGAACATCCTGTGTTATTTTAGCCGCACCTGCAATCATGGAATGTTCGCCAACACGTGAAAACTGATGTAATCCAGCCAAACCACCGATAATCACCCAATCTTCAATATGAGAATGTCCTCCAATCTGCACAGAGTTAGCAATGATACAATTGTCACCAATTACGCAATCGTGAGGTACATGACTATAGGCCATCAGCAGACAATTTTTTCCAACCTGTGATTTGCCTGTTTCTTTAGTACCTCTGTGCAGAGTTGCAAATTCTCGCACGACAGTATTATCACCAATAATAAAAAGAGTTGGTTCACCTGAAAATTTTAAATCCTGTGGAAGGTTAGCAACAGACGCTCCCTGAGAAATTTTAACCTTGTTACCGATTCTCGCTCCGTTATATACTACTGCGTGTGGTCCAATGGAACAATCATTTCCAATTTCTACATCACCTTCAATAATGGCGTATGGTCCAACAATTAAATTTTCCCCAAATTTTGCTTCGGGACTAACGATCGCAGTAGGATGAATATTTTTCATTTTTATTTTGAATTATTATTTGTCTTCGGCTTGTCAACAATGCCGGCCATAAAATCTGCTTCGGCAGCAAGAACCTCATCAACATAAGCTTTTCCTTTCATAAGAATCACTTTGCTTTTCTTCTGCACAAGTTCAACTTCCATAAATAATTGATCACCGGGAACAACAGGTTTCCTGAACTTTGCATTATTTATTTGCATAAAGTAGACGAGATGATCCTGCGGATCGGGAATAGAACCAAGCAGCAGCACTCCTCCAGTCTGCGCCATTGCTTCAAGAATCAGAACACCAGGCATTATCGGATTACCAGGAAAATGTCCCGGGAAGAATGGTTCATTTGTAGTTACTGATTTTACACCGATAACTTTTTTATCAACTTCAAGATCGATTATTTTATCAACCAGCAGAAATGGATAACGGTGTGGAAGAATTCTTTCAATTGCATTTGCATCGAAAACTACACCTTCTTTTTTAACTATCTGATATTTTTTTACGATCTTTTTCTGCTGGTATAATTTTCTCACCTGCTTTGCAAATTCAACATTAGCTTTGTGTCCAGGACGAGCAGCCAGTATCTGCGCTTTCAACGGTGCACCAATCAGTGCGAGATCGCCAATAAGGTCAAGTAATTTGTGTCTTACTGGTTCATTCCTGAATCGAAGCTGCTTATTATTTAAAATTCCGTTATCTCCCAGAACAAATTTTTGTGTCACACCAATTTTTTTACCAAGTTCGGAAAGATGCTGTTCGTTTAACTTATGATCAACAATTACTACTGCATTATCTATATCACCGCCTTTTATCAATCCCTGATCTGCTAAGGCTTCAACTTCACTTAAGAAACAAAAAGTTCTTGCAGGTGCAAACTCTGAAGCAAATTCTTTTTCAAAATCAAACAAGCCGGTATGCTGGCTGCCCAATGCCGGATTCTGATAATCTACCATAACTGTGACACGGTAATCATCGAGCGGTAGAGCAACAATATCGATCTGCCTGTCATCTTCGTGATGCATAATTGTTTGATCAATCACAAGATAATCTTTCGGAGCTTCCTGCTGCTCAAAACCTGCGCTCTGCAACGCTTCAACAAAAGGAAGTGAACTGCCGTCACCAACCGGAGGCTCAATTCCTTCAACTTCAATAATTATATTGTCGATTTGAAGACCCATAATCGCTGCTAAAACATGTTCAACTGTATGAACTTTAGCTTCACCAATCCCAATTGTCGTTCCGCGGGAAACATCGACAACATTTTCAGCTATAGCTGGTATTTCAGGTCTGCCGCCAAGGTCCGCTCTGATAAATTTTATTCCGTGATTTTCAGGTGCAGGTTTAAAGGTAAGTTTGCATTCAGTTCCAGTATGAAGTCCAATTCCAGTTATTGAAACAGGCTTAGCTATTGTTCTTTGCTGTTCAAGCATTTAAAATCCGATTTATTTACGATTTGATTGGATTAATTGATGTGAAAATTAGTAAGATGAGCCCTGATTTCCAATAAAAGAAGACAGTTAGTTAATAACCATATCAGGAATTTTTTGGTGGCAGTAGTTCTTTAAGTCTTCTAATTTCTTCTTCTAAATTTTTGATGCGCTCTACATACTCAGGAAAATTTCTATAATGTGCTTCGAGAGTTCTTGCTTTCTTCGCTTCCTTCGCCGGATATCCAAAATATAATCCCGGCTTTGAAATTGTTTTTGGAACGCCTGACTGAGCCATTAAGACTACGTTATCTGTAATTTCGAGATGTCCTGCAATTCCCACCTGACCTGCTACGATAACATTGTTTCCGATTTTTACACTTCCTGAAACACCGCTTTGAGCTGACATTACTGTGTTATTTCCAACGGTAACATTGTGAGCGATCTGAACAAGGTTGTCGATCTTCACACCTTTCTTGATGATAGTACTTCCAAGAGTTGCTCTGTCAATTGTCGTGTTCGCACCAATTTCAACGTCATCTTCAATTATTACATTTCCGATCTGCGGAACTTTTATATAAGCACCAGATTCATCCTTCTGATATCCAAATCCATCGGAACCGATCACAGCACCAGCATGAATAATTACATTTTTTCCAAGCTTGCAATCTTCACGAATGCTGACATTCTGAAAAATTAATGTGTTATCCCCGATTTCAACATTATCCATGATAACTGTGTTATGAAAAATTTTAACTCCGTCGCCAACTTTGCAATTAGCACCGATCACAACATTTTTACCAATAGCTACATTCTTACCAAATGAAGTTGATTCGTGCACAAAACAGCTTTTATCAATACCTTCCAGTTCGAAACTCGGTGAAAAGAATTTTAACAAAACAGCAGCAAATGCTTTTTCGGGTGCATCAACCTCGATGTAAGTGATGTCATTACGTGATTTAGCAAAATCATTTTTTACAATTATTGCAGATGCTTTAGTTGCGGGGAAGAATTTTTCAAATGCTGGGAGATATAAGAATGTCAGATCCCCTTCTCCAGCTTCATCAATTCTTGCGAGGGAATTAATTGTAATATTTGAACCGCCGGTAACTTTTCCATTGACCAGCTTTGCTATTTCGGAAACTTTAATGCTGATATTCTTACTCAAGTTTTAATCTTTCAATTACCTTTGGTGTCAGATCATATTCGGGTTTGGCAAAGAGGAAAAGGATATCACCGCTTCTGTCGAATACAAAGTCAAGAGCCTCTTCGTTTGCTATCTGCTGAATGATAGTGAAAACTTTATTTTGTATTGGTTTCATCACTTCGTTTTGTTTTTGGAAGAGTTCTCCGTTAGCACCAAATTTTTTATCGCGGTAATCCGAAATCTCCTTTTGAAGCTTGGTAATTTCTGCCATTGCCTCGGCACTCGTCTGCTCGGTCATAATCAACTTTCTTTTTTCATAATCATCCTGTTTTGCTTTCAGCTCGCCTTCCATTTTTCTAAGCTCAGACTGCCACTCCTGAACTAACGCATCGAGCTGCTGTCTTGCATCCTGAACATCAGGATAGTTATCCATGATTGTATCAGAATCCACATAGCCGATTTTCAATTGTGCAAAGCTTATAAAAGAATACAGCGGTAAGTATAAAAACAAAGAGAAGAGAATGAATTTCATAATGACTCCGGGGAGTTAAAATTTTTAATTACAGGTTCTTCCACAAAAAGAAAGAACCTGCTGATTAAAATAAATGAAATTATTTGCCCCTTTTCAGGTTATCCAGAACTTTAAATGTTATATCGAAAGCAGCATCAGCATAAAGCAAAACAATATCTCCACTTTTATCGAAGACAAATTGCATTCCTTCGCCCTTTGCCACCTGTTCGATACCCGTATAAATTTTTCTTTTAACAGGTTCAAAGATTTCTTCCTGCTTCAGATAAATTTCTCCATTCGGCTGTCCGAATTTTTTATTCCTGAAACCGAGAATATTCTGTTCCATTGCGATGAGTTCCTGCTGTTTTGATAGTTTCTGCTCATCGGTCATCGTTGTTGCCTGTTTCTGATAGTCAGTAAGCAATTGCTGGTAACCAAGTGTCATTGAATCAAGTTGATCTGACCATAGTTTTGTTAAAGCATCAAGATCACTTTGAGCTTTAATCGCTTCCGGAAGCTGCGTGAGTATTACTTGCGAATCTACGTAACCAATTTTTTGACTGGTCTGCGCAAAAACCGCAGTGCTGAACAACACGATTAAAATTAAAAGAGAATTTCTCACAGTTTTTTTCCTTATGTTATTTTAAATTGAGTTAAACTAAAATCCTTTACCAAATTGAAAATGGAAGAGCCATTCAGGATCTCTGCCATCAACAATTTTACGGTCAAAACCATAACCAAAGTCAAAGCCTATTAAACCGATGGGATTGATTAAAATTCTTGCCCCTACTCCTGCTGATCTTCTTACATCAAAAATATCTGTTTTGTCAAAACTTTCAAAAACATTTCCTGCTTCTGCAAATGTAAGAAGGTAAAGAGGAATCGGTTCTAAAGTAACAGCAAAACGTAGTTCAGCACCAATTTTATCAAAAACACGCCCGCCAATGACTTGTCCGAAAACGTTTCTCGGACCAACACTTCTATCAGGATAACCTCGTAGTGGAACTGTTGAAATCACCAAACCATTACCACCCATATAGAAAAATTCAAATGGCTGTATCGGCGTTCCTTTTACGATTTCATCTATATAACCAAAATCTGCAACTGTATAGAAAACCAACCTATTAGTATTGAATAATCTCTTGTACCATTCAGCTTTGAAAGTGTTCTTCAGATAATCTACATCTCCGGGCAAGAATGGTCCAC is a window from the bacterium genome containing:
- the lpxA gene encoding acyl-ACP--UDP-N-acetylglucosamine O-acyltransferase; this translates as MKNIHPTAIVSPEAKFGENLIVGPYAIIEGDVEIGNDCSIGPHAVVYNGARIGNKVKISQGASVANLPQDLKFSGEPTLFIIGDNTVVREFATLHRGTKETGKSQVGKNCLLMAYSHVPHDCVIGDNCIIANSVQIGGHSHIEDWVIIGGLAGLHQFSRVGEHSMIAGAAKITQDVPPYILAVNDPAEFGGLNVVGLRRRGFKSEDIQMLKEAYRYLYDKSLNVTQAVEIIESKFGGNNYVRKVLNFLSGTKRGIVGK
- a CDS encoding bifunctional UDP-3-O-[3-hydroxymyristoyl] N-acetylglucosamine deacetylase/3-hydroxyacyl-ACP dehydratase, with translation MLEQQRTIAKPVSITGIGLHTGTECKLTFKPAPENHGIKFIRADLGGRPEIPAIAENVVDVSRGTTIGIGEAKVHTVEHVLAAIMGLQIDNIIIEVEGIEPPVGDGSSLPFVEALQSAGFEQQEAPKDYLVIDQTIMHHEDDRQIDIVALPLDDYRVTVMVDYQNPALGSQHTGLFDFEKEFASEFAPARTFCFLSEVEALADQGLIKGGDIDNAVVIVDHKLNEQHLSELGKKIGVTQKFVLGDNGILNNKQLRFRNEPVRHKLLDLIGDLALIGAPLKAQILAARPGHKANVEFAKQVRKLYQQKKIVKKYQIVKKEGVVFDANAIERILPHRYPFLLVDKIIDLEVDKKVIGVKSVTTNEPFFPGHFPGNPIMPGVLILEAMAQTGGVLLLGSIPDPQDHLVYFMQINNAKFRKPVVPGDQLFMEVELVQKKSKVILMKGKAYVDEVLAAEADFMAGIVDKPKTNNNSK
- the lpxD gene encoding UDP-3-O-(3-hydroxymyristoyl)glucosamine N-acyltransferase, whose translation is MSIKVSEIAKLVNGKVTGGSNITINSLARIDEAGEGDLTFLYLPAFEKFFPATKASAIIVKNDFAKSRNDITYIEVDAPEKAFAAVLLKFFSPSFELEGIDKSCFVHESTSFGKNVAIGKNVVIGANCKVGDGVKIFHNTVIMDNVEIGDNTLIFQNVSIREDCKLGKNVIIHAGAVIGSDGFGYQKDESGAYIKVPQIGNVIIEDDVEIGANTTIDRATLGSTIIKKGVKIDNLVQIAHNVTVGNNTVMSAQSGVSGSVKIGNNVIVAGQVGIAGHLEITDNVVLMAQSGVPKTISKPGLYFGYPAKEAKKARTLEAHYRNFPEYVERIKNLEEEIRRLKELLPPKNS
- a CDS encoding OmpH family outer membrane protein — its product is MMKFILFSLFLYLPLYSFISFAQLKIGYVDSDTIMDNYPDVQDARQQLDALVQEWQSELRKMEGELKAKQDDYEKRKLIMTEQTSAEAMAEITKLQKEISDYRDKKFGANGELFQKQNEVMKPIQNKVFTIIQQIANEEALDFVFDRSGDILFLFAKPEYDLTPKVIERLKLE
- a CDS encoding OmpH family outer membrane protein translates to MRNSLLILIVLFSTAVFAQTSQKIGYVDSQVILTQLPEAIKAQSDLDALTKLWSDQLDSMTLGYQQLLTDYQKQATTMTDEQKLSKQQELIAMEQNILGFRNKKFGQPNGEIYLKQEEIFEPVKRKIYTGIEQVAKGEGMQFVFDKSGDIVLLYADAAFDITFKVLDNLKRGK